From one Streptomyces mobaraensis genomic stretch:
- a CDS encoding PP2C family protein-serine/threonine phosphatase produces MRRSHGPSGAGPARHRRHTLLAVPLALIAVIVVVDLLSGPDVHLGPLLVVAPAITAAFAGPLVTGAVGALAVAAQVVIGIFHGGLTTFNHEAQIIGLLLISAVVVVFRYAHERHERELAQVRLVADVAQSVLLRPLPARSGPLRMAAVYGAAAAEAKIGGDLYAAVRSREGTRVLIGDVRGKGLDAVGDAALLLGAFRAAAHRDPPLPRLVAHLQNTVYWDTVEPADGGSASSSTSASTSSSTSETFVTAAVLEFPDAEPVVRVINCGHPPPLLLRGGRAVPLTVRDPALPLGLGGDVSEDDYAAESFGYGPGDVLLLYTDGAVEARDAEGRFYPLAERVAGWREDDPRRLVDRVYKDLLAHAGGALDDDVALIAVARAG; encoded by the coding sequence ATGCGCCGCTCGCACGGACCGTCCGGTGCCGGGCCGGCCCGGCACCGCCGTCATACGCTGCTGGCCGTGCCGCTGGCGCTCATCGCCGTCATCGTGGTGGTCGACCTGCTGTCCGGCCCGGACGTCCACCTCGGCCCGCTGCTGGTGGTCGCCCCGGCGATCACGGCGGCGTTCGCCGGGCCGCTGGTCACGGGCGCGGTCGGAGCCCTGGCCGTCGCCGCGCAAGTGGTGATCGGGATCTTCCACGGCGGGCTGACGACCTTCAACCACGAGGCGCAGATCATCGGCCTGTTGCTGATCTCCGCCGTCGTGGTGGTCTTCCGCTACGCGCACGAGCGGCACGAGCGGGAGCTGGCACAGGTCCGGCTGGTGGCCGACGTCGCCCAGTCCGTGCTGCTCCGGCCGCTCCCGGCGCGCAGCGGGCCGCTGCGGATGGCCGCGGTGTACGGGGCCGCCGCCGCGGAGGCGAAGATCGGCGGGGACCTCTACGCCGCCGTCCGCAGCCGGGAGGGAACGCGGGTGCTGATCGGGGACGTGCGGGGCAAGGGGCTGGACGCGGTCGGGGACGCCGCCCTGCTGCTCGGCGCCTTCCGGGCCGCCGCGCACCGCGACCCGCCACTGCCCCGGCTGGTCGCCCACCTGCAGAACACCGTCTACTGGGACACCGTGGAGCCTGCGGACGGCGGATCCGCGTCCTCATCGACGTCCGCGTCCACGTCCTCATCCACGTCCGAGACCTTCGTGACCGCGGCGGTCCTGGAGTTCCCCGACGCCGAGCCCGTCGTCCGGGTCATCAACTGCGGCCATCCGCCGCCCCTGCTGCTGCGCGGCGGCCGGGCCGTCCCGCTGACCGTCCGGGACCCGGCCCTGCCGCTGGGCCTGGGCGGGGACGTGTCGGAGGACGACTACGCGGCCGAGTCCTTCGGGTACGGTCCGGGCGACGTCCTTCTGCTCTACACCGACGGCGCGGTGGAAGCCCGGGACGCCGAGGGCCGCTTCTACCCGCTCGCCGAGCGGGTGGCGGGCTGGCG
- a CDS encoding maleylpyruvate isomerase family mycothiol-dependent enzyme, translating to MSVLTFDRHRAEITGQAGRLLSHVDGVPLTAPVASCPGWTVAHLLRHVTGALTWAGTIVASRATEPVPHDIVDDVEPRPGDDPVTLAAELARAAERLAEALGEAGPDTAVWSPGPVVTTGFWARRMAHETAVHRADAALAAGVRYTLDDAVALDALDEWTAFAALPEAYGPRPGAPDLLGPARTLRFEATGTAADPLGEWLIDLTGDAPVRRRAAEPAAVTVRGTPGDLLLAVYRRPVPEGTVEVLGDAALFDLWRTRAGFWLEE from the coding sequence ATGAGCGTCCTGACCTTCGACCGCCACCGCGCCGAAATCACCGGGCAGGCCGGGCGGTTGCTCTCCCACGTCGACGGTGTCCCGCTGACGGCGCCCGTCGCGTCCTGCCCCGGCTGGACCGTCGCCCACCTCCTCCGGCATGTCACCGGCGCCCTGACCTGGGCCGGGACCATCGTCGCGAGCCGGGCCACGGAGCCCGTGCCCCACGACATCGTCGACGACGTCGAGCCCCGCCCCGGTGACGACCCGGTCACGCTGGCCGCGGAGCTCGCCCGGGCCGCCGAGCGGCTGGCCGAGGCGCTGGGCGAGGCGGGCCCCGACACGGCCGTGTGGTCCCCGGGCCCCGTCGTGACCACGGGCTTCTGGGCCCGCCGGATGGCCCACGAGACGGCCGTGCACCGGGCGGACGCGGCCCTGGCGGCCGGCGTCCGCTACACCCTCGACGACGCGGTCGCCCTCGACGCGCTGGATGAGTGGACGGCCTTCGCGGCGCTCCCGGAGGCGTACGGGCCCCGGCCCGGCGCCCCCGACCTGCTCGGGCCCGCCCGCACCCTCCGCTTCGAGGCCACCGGCACGGCGGCGGACCCGCTGGGGGAGTGGCTGATCGACCTCACCGGCGACGCCCCCGTCCGGCGCCGCGCCGCCGAGCCCGCCGCGGTCACCGTGCGCGGCACGCCGGGCGACCTCCTGCTGGCCGTCTACCGGCGGCCCGTTCCGGAGGGGACCGTCGAAGTCCTCGGCGACGCGGCCCTGTTCGACCTGTGGCGCACCCGCGCCGGCTTCTGGTTGGAGGAATGA
- a CDS encoding alpha/beta hydrolase: protein MALQSELHELHESHGSSDGGGGRDRSGPCTYVLVHGTHSAGAYWLPVAQELSLRGHRVVAVDLPLHGSQAFVPESYQRQDLAAMATEPSPVAALGLDDYERHVTRVVRRAAAHGPVVLAGHSLGGATVSRVSDAVPELLHHICYVAAFCPSPALPTPDACTAAPENADALIPLGQIIGDPERLGVLRLNPRSGDPGYLKALREMMCAGYPDNVFRQRLGSMQTDESTTAYAGRAVGRTETWGRLPRTYLRFGKDRTIATRLQDRMIAEADARTPRNRFHVHDFPAAPHIGPLDPAPVADALAALAP from the coding sequence ATGGCACTTCAGAGCGAGTTGCATGAGTTGCATGAGTCGCACGGGTCGAGCGACGGTGGCGGCGGGCGGGACCGGTCCGGGCCGTGTACCTACGTACTCGTCCACGGCACGCACAGCGCGGGAGCGTACTGGCTGCCCGTCGCGCAGGAGCTGAGCCTGCGCGGCCACCGCGTCGTCGCCGTCGATCTCCCCCTGCACGGCTCGCAGGCCTTTGTGCCGGAGTCGTACCAGCGGCAGGATCTCGCCGCGATGGCCACCGAGCCGTCGCCGGTCGCGGCGCTGGGCCTGGACGACTACGAGCGGCATGTCACGCGCGTCGTGCGCCGGGCGGCCGCGCACGGACCCGTCGTCTTGGCCGGCCACAGCCTGGGGGGTGCCACGGTCAGCCGCGTGAGCGACGCCGTGCCCGAACTGCTGCACCACATCTGCTACGTGGCGGCCTTCTGCCCCAGCCCCGCCCTGCCGACCCCCGACGCCTGCACGGCGGCCCCGGAGAACGCGGACGCGCTCATCCCGCTCGGCCAGATCATCGGCGACCCCGAACGGCTCGGCGTCCTGCGCCTCAACCCCCGTTCGGGAGACCCGGGTTACCTCAAGGCGCTGCGGGAGATGATGTGCGCGGGCTATCCGGACAACGTGTTCCGCCAGCGCCTTGGCAGCATGCAGACGGACGAGTCGACCACGGCCTACGCGGGCCGGGCCGTGGGCCGGACGGAGACCTGGGGGCGCCTGCCGCGCACCTATCTCCGCTTCGGCAAGGACCGGACGATCGCCACGAGGCTCCAGGACCGGATGATCGCGGAGGCGGATGCCCGCACGCCCCGCAACCGCTTCCACGTCCACGACTTCCCGGCCGCGCCCCACATCGGCCCGCTCGACCCCGCGCCGGTGGCGGACGCACTGGCGGCGCTCGCCCCGTAG
- the alaS gene encoding alanine--tRNA ligase, with protein sequence MRTADIRTRFLDYFAARGHTVVPSAPLPTPDPTLLFVNAGMVPFKPYLTGESPAPWQRATSVQKCVRTLDIEEVGRTTRHGSFFQMNGNFSFGDYFKEEAIGFAWELSTAPVADGGFGLDPARIWVTVHHSDGEARGIWRRVAGLPDERIVARGDEDNFWSMGVPGPCGPCSELYYDRGPALGPEGGPAVDEDRYMEFWNLVFMQYERGEGPGKSGYPIVGELPRRNIDTGMGLERMATLLQGVDNLYETDETRPVLDRAAELAGVRYGADAEADVRLRVVADHVRTALMLLADGTAPGNEGRGYVLRRILRRAVRSMRQLGHQDRALPELLPVARDLMAVSYPEVAEGFARIADQAYGEEDAFRDTLKQGTTVLDTAVAEVKAAGGRSLPGRQAFLLHDTYGFPIDLTLEMAAEQGVEVDREGFTALMNAQRERARADARARKSGATDTAALRAVLTEHGPTDWRAWETLETDARVLALLGPAGPVPVARTGDVVTAVLDRTPFYAESGGQDSDAGRLSGASVEADVLDVQRPLPGLVVHQVRVTAGELAPGGAVRAAVDPEWRLGARQAHSGTHVLHAALRQILGPTALQSGSYNRPGYLRLDFPWRGALGPAVRGDVEEAANRALRRDLPVDVRWMTLPEAKELGALALFDETYGERVRVVEIGGAWSRELCGGTHVERSAQIGVLSLTSESSVGAGMRRLEAAVGIEAFDHLARERDLVGRIAEQLQAPRAELPERIAALLDRMKATERENQRLRDEATAARAAGLAGTAADVAGTAVVTATADGGADAARSLAVAVRGRLSANRPAVVAVGGTAGGGGIVVVAVNRAARDAGHSASDLVKRLLDGRGGGSPDLAQGGGLPARRIAEVLEELPGLVASAAG encoded by the coding sequence GTGCGTACCGCCGACATCCGTACCCGTTTCCTGGACTACTTCGCGGCGCGCGGCCACACCGTCGTCCCCAGCGCCCCGCTCCCCACCCCCGATCCGACGCTCCTCTTCGTCAACGCGGGCATGGTGCCCTTCAAGCCGTACCTGACCGGTGAGTCCCCGGCCCCCTGGCAGCGGGCGACGAGCGTGCAGAAGTGCGTGCGCACGCTGGACATCGAGGAGGTGGGCCGCACCACCCGGCACGGCTCGTTCTTCCAGATGAACGGGAACTTCTCGTTCGGCGACTACTTCAAGGAGGAGGCCATCGGCTTCGCCTGGGAGCTGTCGACCGCGCCCGTCGCGGACGGCGGCTTCGGCCTCGACCCCGCGCGGATCTGGGTGACGGTGCACCACTCGGACGGCGAGGCGCGGGGCATCTGGCGCCGGGTCGCGGGCCTGCCCGACGAGCGGATCGTGGCCCGGGGCGACGAGGACAACTTCTGGTCCATGGGCGTCCCCGGCCCCTGCGGGCCCTGCTCGGAGCTGTACTACGACCGGGGCCCGGCGCTGGGCCCCGAGGGCGGCCCGGCGGTCGACGAGGACCGGTACATGGAGTTCTGGAACCTCGTCTTCATGCAGTACGAACGGGGTGAGGGCCCCGGCAAGTCCGGCTACCCGATCGTCGGCGAGCTGCCCCGCCGCAACATCGACACCGGCATGGGCCTGGAACGCATGGCGACCCTGCTCCAGGGCGTCGACAATCTCTACGAGACGGACGAGACCCGTCCGGTCCTCGACCGCGCCGCCGAGCTGGCGGGCGTCCGCTACGGCGCCGACGCCGAGGCGGACGTCCGGCTGCGCGTCGTCGCCGACCACGTCCGCACGGCGCTGATGCTGCTGGCCGACGGCACGGCGCCCGGCAACGAGGGCCGCGGCTACGTGCTGCGCCGGATCCTGCGCCGCGCGGTCCGCTCGATGCGGCAGCTCGGCCACCAGGACCGGGCGCTGCCGGAGCTGCTGCCGGTGGCCCGGGACCTCATGGCCGTCAGCTATCCCGAGGTGGCCGAGGGGTTCGCGCGCATCGCGGACCAGGCGTACGGCGAGGAGGACGCCTTCCGGGACACCCTCAAGCAGGGCACCACCGTCCTGGACACGGCCGTCGCCGAGGTGAAGGCGGCGGGCGGCCGGTCGCTGCCGGGCCGGCAGGCGTTCCTGCTGCACGACACCTACGGGTTCCCGATCGACCTGACCCTAGAGATGGCCGCCGAGCAGGGCGTGGAGGTCGACCGCGAGGGCTTCACCGCGCTGATGAACGCCCAGCGGGAACGGGCGCGCGCCGACGCCCGGGCCCGCAAGTCGGGTGCCACCGACACGGCCGCGCTGCGTGCGGTCCTGACCGAGCACGGGCCGACGGACTGGCGGGCGTGGGAGACCCTGGAGACCGACGCGCGCGTCCTCGCCCTCCTCGGCCCGGCCGGCCCGGTGCCGGTGGCGCGCACCGGCGACGTGGTGACCGCCGTCCTGGACCGGACGCCGTTCTACGCCGAGTCCGGCGGCCAGGACAGCGACGCGGGCCGGCTGTCCGGGGCGTCGGTGGAGGCCGACGTCCTCGACGTGCAGCGGCCGCTGCCGGGATTGGTGGTGCACCAGGTGCGTGTCACCGCCGGTGAACTGGCCCCGGGCGGGGCCGTCCGCGCGGCGGTGGATCCGGAGTGGCGGCTCGGCGCCCGCCAGGCCCACTCGGGCACCCATGTGCTGCACGCCGCGCTGCGGCAGATCCTGGGCCCGACGGCCCTGCAGTCCGGTTCGTACAACCGCCCCGGCTACCTCCGGCTGGACTTCCCCTGGCGCGGCGCGCTCGGCCCGGCCGTGCGCGGGGACGTGGAGGAGGCCGCCAACCGGGCGCTCCGCCGCGACCTGCCGGTGGACGTCCGCTGGATGACCCTGCCGGAGGCGAAGGAGCTGGGCGCGCTCGCGCTGTTCGACGAGACGTACGGGGAGCGGGTGCGCGTCGTCGAGATCGGCGGGGCGTGGTCGCGCGAACTGTGCGGCGGTACGCATGTGGAGCGGTCCGCGCAGATCGGCGTCCTCTCGCTGACCTCGGAGTCCTCGGTCGGCGCGGGCATGCGCCGGCTGGAGGCGGCGGTCGGCATCGAGGCGTTCGACCACCTGGCCCGGGAGCGCGACCTGGTCGGCCGGATCGCCGAGCAGCTCCAGGCGCCGCGCGCCGAACTCCCGGAGCGGATCGCCGCGTTGCTCGACCGGATGAAGGCCACCGAGCGGGAGAACCAGCGGCTGCGCGACGAGGCGACGGCGGCCCGCGCCGCCGGACTGGCCGGCACGGCCGCGGACGTCGCCGGGACGGCCGTGGTGACGGCCACCGCCGACGGCGGCGCGGACGCGGCCCGGTCCCTGGCCGTCGCCGTCCGGGGCCGCCTGTCCGCGAACCGGCCCGCCGTGGTCGCGGTCGGCGGGACGGCGGGCGGCGGCGGGATCGTCGTCGTGGCCGTCAACCGCGCCGCCCGGGACGCGGGTCACTCGGCCTCCGACCTCGTCAAGCGCCTCCTCGACGGACGCGGCGGCGGCTCCCCGGACCTGGCCCAGGGCGGCGGGCTGCCGGCGCGGCGGATCGCGGAGGTGCTGGAGGAGCTGCCGGGGCTGGTGGCGTCCGCCGCCGGGTGA
- a CDS encoding signal protein, whose product MRLIRSTALLLGAGALLFTAACSSSSGDGESDGTPAKLSAADLQNRWWNWTEADPQGANPIDDRDGRLCGRNQATDVWFLAGTHGGPAKRSCHVPTGVPIAFPLVNQIASKSGCDAFLATAKGTATLDGKALEPERLTGTPVKGTGSGSLSCGLWIQAGPLSAGTHTLRFEGSSGSFSTAVDYRLEAAAR is encoded by the coding sequence ATGCGATTGATACGTTCCACCGCCCTCCTCCTCGGTGCCGGCGCGCTGCTGTTCACCGCCGCCTGCTCCTCGTCCTCCGGGGACGGGGAGAGCGACGGCACGCCGGCCAAGCTGTCCGCCGCCGACCTGCAGAACCGCTGGTGGAACTGGACGGAGGCGGACCCGCAGGGCGCGAATCCGATCGACGACCGGGACGGTCGGCTCTGCGGCAGAAACCAGGCGACCGACGTCTGGTTCCTGGCCGGCACCCATGGCGGCCCGGCCAAGCGCTCCTGCCACGTGCCGACGGGCGTCCCGATCGCGTTCCCGCTCGTGAACCAGATCGCTTCCAAGAGCGGTTGCGACGCCTTCCTGGCCACCGCGAAGGGCACCGCCACCCTGGACGGCAAGGCCCTGGAACCGGAGCGCCTCACGGGCACCCCGGTGAAGGGGACGGGCTCCGGCTCCCTGTCCTGCGGCCTGTGGATCCAGGCAGGGCCCCTCTCCGCGGGCACCCACACCCTCCGCTTCGAGGGCTCCTCGGGCTCCTTCTCCACCGCCGTCGACTACCGCCTGGAAGCCGCGGCCCGCTGA